The proteins below come from a single Vibrio natriegens NBRC 15636 = ATCC 14048 = DSM 759 genomic window:
- a CDS encoding aminoacyl-histidine dipeptidase: MSEFHSEISTLSPTPLWRFFDKICSIPHPSKHEEALAQYIIGWATEQGFDVRRDPTGNVFIKKPATPGMENKKGVVLQAHIDMVPQKNEDTDHDFTKDPIQPYIDGEWVTAKGTTLGADNGIGMASCLAVLASTDIKHGPIEVLLTIDEEAGMTGAFGLESGWLEGEILLNTDSEQEGEVYMGCAGGIDGAMTFDITRDAIPAGFVTRQLTLKGLKGGHSGCDIHTGRGNANKLLGRFLAGHARELDLRLVEFRGGSLRNAIPREAFVTVALPAENQDKLAELFNYYTELLKAELGKVETGIVTFNEEIATDAQAFASADQQRFIAALNACPNGVIRMSDEIEGVVETSLNVGVITTEENKVTVLCLIRSLIDSGRSQVVGMLHSVAELAGAQIEFSGAYPGWKPDADSEIMAIFRDMYEGIYGHKPNIMVIHAGLECGLFKEPYPNMDMVSFGPTIKFPHSPDEKVKIDTVQLFWDQMVALLEAIPEKA; the protein is encoded by the coding sequence GTGTCTGAATTCCATTCTGAAATCAGTACCTTGTCACCCACTCCACTTTGGCGCTTTTTCGATAAGATTTGTTCTATCCCTCATCCATCGAAGCATGAGGAAGCACTGGCACAATACATTATCGGTTGGGCAACAGAGCAAGGATTTGACGTACGCCGTGATCCTACTGGTAACGTCTTCATCAAAAAGCCAGCCACTCCAGGTATGGAAAACAAAAAAGGTGTGGTTCTTCAAGCACACATCGACATGGTGCCGCAAAAGAACGAAGACACTGACCACGACTTTACTAAAGATCCAATTCAACCATACATCGATGGTGAATGGGTAACCGCAAAAGGCACAACTCTCGGTGCTGACAACGGCATCGGTATGGCATCTTGTCTTGCGGTTCTTGCTTCTACCGACATTAAGCATGGCCCGATTGAAGTACTGCTGACCATTGATGAAGAAGCAGGCATGACAGGCGCATTCGGGCTTGAATCTGGCTGGTTAGAAGGTGAAATTCTGCTAAACACCGACTCTGAGCAAGAAGGTGAAGTCTACATGGGTTGTGCTGGCGGTATCGACGGTGCAATGACATTCGATATTACTCGTGATGCGATCCCAGCAGGCTTTGTCACTCGCCAACTCACACTAAAAGGCTTAAAAGGCGGCCACTCTGGTTGTGATATTCACACGGGTCGCGGCAATGCCAACAAATTACTGGGTCGCTTCCTGGCAGGTCACGCTCGTGAATTAGACCTTCGCTTGGTTGAATTCCGCGGTGGTAGCTTGCGTAATGCGATTCCTCGTGAAGCATTCGTTACTGTTGCACTTCCAGCAGAAAACCAAGACAAGCTTGCAGAGTTATTCAACTACTACACTGAGCTACTGAAAGCAGAGCTAGGTAAAGTAGAAACCGGTATTGTTACTTTCAACGAAGAGATTGCAACCGACGCTCAAGCGTTTGCTTCTGCAGACCAACAGCGCTTTATCGCGGCGCTTAATGCATGTCCAAACGGCGTTATTCGTATGAGTGACGAAATTGAAGGTGTCGTAGAAACCTCTTTGAACGTGGGTGTCATCACCACCGAAGAGAACAAAGTAACCGTACTTTGCCTAATCCGTTCTTTGATTGATTCTGGCCGTAGCCAAGTGGTTGGTATGCTGCATTCTGTTGCGGAACTGGCTGGCGCTCAAATCGAGTTCTCAGGTGCCTACCCTGGCTGGAAACCAGATGCGGATTCAGAGATCATGGCAATCTTCCGCGACATGTACGAAGGTATCTACGGTCACAAACCAAACATCATGGTGATCCACGCAGGTCTGGAGTGTGGCCTATTTAAAGAGCCTTACCCTAATATGGACATGGTATCTTTTGGTCCTACGATCAAATTCCCTCACTCTCCTGACGAAAAAGTGAAGATCGATACCGTTCAGCTATTTTGGGATCAAATGGTCGCTCTACTGGAAGCGATTCCTGAAAAAGCATAA
- a CDS encoding NCS2 family permease — translation MLERLFKLSENGTNVRTEIIAGVTTFLTMAYIIFVNPAILSDTGMDRGAIFVATCLAAAIGCFIMGLVANYPIAQAPGMGLNAFFTYSVVLGMGYTWQVALAAVFVSGVLFILLSVFKIREWIINSIPHSLRTGISAGIGLFLAFIALKNAGIVVDNPATLVSMGNITSLPSVLAAIGFFLTISLVHRGVKGAVMIAILGVTALGLLFGDVQWGGVMSTPPSIAPTFLQLDFSGLFEVGMISVVFAFLFVDLFDTAGTLVGVSQKAGLTDENGNIPRLNKALLADSTATSVGALLGTSNTTSYIESVAGVAAGGRTGLTAVVVGVLFLLALFFSPLAGMIPAYATSGALFYVAILMLSGLVSIDWRDLTEASPVVVTCLVMPLTFSIAEGITLGFIAYSAIKLFSGKGRDVSLSVWVMSAIFIVKYLVG, via the coding sequence ATGCTCGAAAGGCTCTTTAAGCTCAGTGAAAATGGCACAAATGTGCGCACTGAGATCATCGCAGGTGTTACTACCTTCCTGACCATGGCTTACATCATCTTTGTAAACCCAGCTATCCTATCTGACACAGGCATGGATCGTGGCGCTATTTTTGTCGCAACCTGTCTTGCTGCGGCCATTGGCTGTTTCATTATGGGTCTGGTAGCAAACTACCCAATCGCACAGGCTCCGGGTATGGGGCTTAACGCGTTCTTTACCTACTCTGTAGTATTGGGAATGGGTTACACATGGCAAGTGGCACTGGCTGCCGTATTTGTCTCTGGTGTTTTGTTCATTCTATTAAGTGTGTTCAAGATCCGCGAATGGATCATCAACTCAATTCCTCACTCTCTACGTACAGGCATTTCAGCGGGTATCGGCCTGTTCCTTGCGTTTATCGCACTCAAAAATGCAGGTATCGTAGTTGATAACCCAGCGACACTGGTTTCGATGGGTAATATTACGTCGTTACCATCAGTACTTGCTGCAATCGGCTTCTTCCTGACGATTTCGCTTGTTCACCGTGGTGTGAAAGGTGCGGTAATGATTGCCATTCTTGGTGTGACTGCATTAGGCCTACTTTTCGGTGACGTTCAGTGGGGCGGTGTGATGTCGACACCACCAAGTATTGCTCCTACGTTTTTACAACTAGACTTCTCTGGCTTGTTTGAAGTTGGCATGATCTCCGTTGTATTTGCTTTCCTATTCGTTGACTTGTTCGACACTGCAGGTACGCTGGTTGGCGTTTCTCAAAAAGCAGGTCTAACCGACGAAAACGGTAACATTCCTCGCCTGAATAAAGCTTTGCTTGCTGATTCAACTGCAACTTCGGTAGGTGCTCTACTGGGTACATCAAACACCACTTCGTACATTGAGAGTGTTGCGGGTGTAGCTGCTGGTGGTCGTACTGGTCTGACGGCTGTGGTTGTTGGCGTACTATTCCTACTGGCTCTATTCTTTTCACCTCTTGCAGGTATGATTCCAGCATACGCAACATCAGGCGCTCTATTTTACGTAGCGATCCTAATGCTGTCTGGCTTAGTAAGTATCGATTGGCGCGACCTGACTGAAGCGTCACCAGTGGTTGTTACTTGTCTGGTTATGCCACTGACTTTCTCAATTGCTGAAGGTATCACTCTAGGTTTTATCGCTTACTCTGCTATCAAGCTATTTAGTGGTAAAGGCCGTGATGTATCGCTCAGTGTTTGGGTGATGTCAGCCATCTTTATCGTGAAATACCTTGTAGGTTAA
- the tet(34) gene encoding oxytetracycline resistance phosphoribosyltransferase domain-containing protein Tet(34): protein MSKKFIITWDAMQTYCRELAEKQMPAEQWKGIWAVSRGGLVPGAILARELGIRYVDTICISSYDHDHQRDMSVLKAPEGDGEGYLIVEDLVDSGDTARQLREMYPKAKMIAVCAKPSGKELLDDYVVDIEQDTWIEQPWDMSIQYVEPVNRKQK from the coding sequence ATGAGTAAAAAATTCATTATCACTTGGGATGCGATGCAGACTTACTGTCGTGAACTGGCTGAAAAGCAAATGCCAGCTGAGCAGTGGAAAGGTATCTGGGCAGTAAGCCGTGGCGGTCTGGTTCCTGGTGCAATTCTGGCTCGCGAACTGGGCATTCGTTACGTTGATACTATCTGTATTTCAAGCTACGACCATGACCATCAGCGTGATATGTCTGTGCTTAAAGCACCAGAAGGTGACGGTGAAGGTTACCTAATCGTTGAAGACCTAGTAGATAGCGGTGATACAGCACGTCAATTGCGTGAAATGTACCCTAAAGCAAAAATGATTGCTGTATGCGCTAAGCCATCAGGTAAAGAGCTTCTTGATGACTACGTTGTTGATATTGAGCAAGATACTTGGATCGAGCAGCCGTGGGATATGTCTATCCAGTACGTTGAGCCGGTAAACCGCAAGCAAAAATAA